The Blautia luti nucleotide sequence CCGTCACACCTCTTATGGCAGCAGGAGGAAATCTCATCGGGGAAACTGCTGCCTGCATTGCTTCTCTCTTTTTTATCAGTATGCATTTTAAAGAGATACATTATTCCTTTTTTCAGCTTCAAAAACCTCTTGTGCTGTTAAAAGAACTGTTTCATATCTCTGTTCCCCTTTCTCTTAACAAAATTCTTCTGACTGTACTGGGAAGCATGGAGGTCATCCTGATCCCCGGCAGGCTTCAGATGTCAGGATTAAATGCATCGGACGCTTTAAGTATTTACGGTATTTTTACAGGAATGGCCCTGCCCCTGATCCTGTTTCCTGCAACCCTTACCAATTCTGTTTCCGTAATGCTTCTTCCTTCTGTCACAGAACTGCAGACTCTGGGATATCAGAAAAGGATCCGGTATGTGATCCGTCAAATTTTCCGGTATTGTGTATTTTTAGGCGGTGCCTGTATGCTCCTTTTCCTGTTCTTTGGAAAATATATGGGGATTTTTTTATTCCACAGCACTACTGCAGGCACGTATATCCGCACTATGTCCTTTATCTGTCCATTCCTGTATCTCAATACTACCCTCACCAGCGTGCTGAATGGTCTGGGAAGATCCGGGATCTGTCTGATACACAGTGCAGTCAGCCTATGTATCCGGGTAGCTTTTGTACTCTTTGCCATACCGATTTTCGGAATCCGGGGATATCTGTACGGGATACTATTCAGCGAACTTATCCTTACAGTACTGCATATCATTGCGCTCTCTGCTCTTGGTAACCTTTCCGAAAAACACTGAAAAATATTTTTTCTATCGACATTCTGTTTAGAATCGTTTATAATTAACGGTTGAAGTACAACGGAATAAGAAACAAAGGAGATACAAACATGGGATTCGATTTTATCAAAAAATTACCAACCCCTGAAGAAATTCGCAATCAGTATCCCATCGATGCTGAAATTCAGGCCATTAAAGATGCAAGAGACCAGGAACTTCGAGACGTTTTTACAGGCAGATCAGACAAATTTCTTGCAATCATCGGTCCTTGTTCAGCAGACAATGAGGATGCTGTACTGGATTACCTTACAAGATTACGCAAGGTTCAGGAAAAAATAGCTGACAAGGTTCTGATCGTTCCTCGTGTTTATACAAATAAACCAAGAACAACAGGTGAAGGATACAAAGGTATGGTCCACCAGCCGGATCCGGAAAAACAGCCGAACCTTCTGGCCGGCCTGATTGCTATCCGTAAGATGCATATTCATGCGATCCAGACCAGCGGTATGACCTGTGCAGATGAAATGCTTTATCCGGAGAACTACCGTTATCTTTCTGACCTGCTTTCCTATGTTGCAGTAGGTGCACGTTCTGTAGAAGATCAGCAGCATCGTCTTACAGTCAGCGGCATGGAAGTTCCTGCAGGTATGAAGAACCCTACCAGCGGTGACCTGGCAGTTATGTTAAACTCAGTCGTGGCAGCTCAGGGCGGTCATCGTTTTATCTACAGAAGTTGGGAAGTAGAAACTACCGGTAATGAACTGGCACATACCATTCTCCGTGGTGCTGTAAGCAAGCACGGAGAAGCAATCCCGAATTATCATTATGAAGATCTGCGTCTTCTCTGGGAAAAATATCAGCAGAAGAATTTAAAAAACCCGGCAGTCATTGTAGACACCAACCATTCCAACTCCAACAAGCAGTATGATCAGCAGGTTCGTATTGCCAAAGAAGTTCTCCACAGCCGCCAGGTAGACCCTGAACTTCATACTCTGGTGAAAGGTCTTATGATCGAAAGCTATATTGAACCTGGCAATCAGAAAATTGGCTGCGACCATATTTATGGAAAATCTATCACAGATCCATGCCTTGGATGGGAGGAATCCGAGAAGCTTCTGTATACTATCGCAGAAATGTGCTAAACTTAAAAGCTCCGGCAGCCTTTCGGCTGTCGAAGCTTTTTTAATGGCGTGGATGATTTTTCATGTACACGTCTCTCATTTTATTCATATTCACGCCCAGATAGATCTGTGTGGTGGAGATATCCGAATGTCCCAGCATTTCCTGTACGCTTCTGATATCTGCTCCATTCTGGAGCATATGTACGGCAAAGGAATGCCTCAGTGTGTGCGGTGTGATATCTCTCTTGATCCCTGCGCTGTCTGCATATCCTTTTAATACTTTCCAGAATCCCTGACGGCTCATCGCTTTACCGGAACAGTTGGTAAACAGTGCAGATTCCTGCTGATCTTTTACAAATACATTTCTGGCAGACTCCAGATAATGTTCCATCGCTTTCTTACAGGGAACACCGATAGGAATAATCCTCTCTTTTCCATTCTCATGACACACTACATATCCGAATTGCAGATTCACATCTGTGATCTGCAGATGAAGCATCTCGCTGACACGCATTCCGGTGGCATACAAAAGTTCCAGCATGGCAGAATCCCTGATCCCTTTTACAGTATTCAAATCCGGCTGCTGAAGCAGTTTATCCACTTCCTCGATAGTAAGGATCTCCGGTGCTTTCTTCTCCACTTTCGGCGGCTTCAGATTCTCTGCAGGATCTTTACTGATATGTCCTTCTTTCCACAGGTAATTAAAAAAAGCCCTGATAGATGCCACACTTCTTGAAATAGAAGAGGAAGCAAAATGTTCCCGTTCCATGTAGCTGATGTATCCCTCAAGTTCCAGTTCTCTTACTTCTTTCAGATCCTTTACTCCGCGATCTCCCAGAAATTCTGCCATTTTCTTCAGATCCCGTTGGTAGGATACCTCGGTATTGGCAGACATCTTCTTTATATTATGCAGATATGCAACAAACTCCCTTATCTCTATATCCATATGTTATACTTCCCGTTCCCTTTATATTCTCATTATTGTCAACTGTATTCGCCCTCTACAGCTTCTCTTTTATCCTTTTTGTTCTCGCCCAGGCGGGAATCCGCGATCTGCCTGCCGCATGATTCCATTAAAACGTACCTGTATTATACTGTTAATTTGACATAAAATCAAACCCTTTTTTTACAGAAATCCACTAAATCCGGGCTGTTCCGACATTATGTACCATATATCGGATATTTTATGACAACCTCTACAAAATCTTGTATATCCTCTTCCTGAAAAATTTTTAACTTTCTAAAAGAAATCAACAAAAGTCAGAAGTTTTTCTGCGATCCACGGATTTATATAACATTCTGTGAGTATTCCGGCAGCATATACCAGCAGGGCAATCCCGGCGCTTATAAGATATCTTCTGCATCTTCCGGGAAACAGGCCTTTATTTCTCCAGATCCCCAAGGATAATTCCCATACCTGTGCCATCAGATACATCCACACTGGAATATAAAAAAGATACTGCGGCAGCAACAGACCTGCTCCGATCAGACCGCCGGCAAATCCAAATTGCAGAATGGACATGGCAGCTACCGTGCCTATGATAAATCCCAGAAACAGCATTCCTGCAACAGCCAATGGAACCCCGAAAATCGAAAACCCACAGAGAACACTCAGGATAAACAGACTACCCCGGATCTTTATGAGTTCTTTTAAATATTCTGTACCTGAAATATTTCCGGCTGCAAATATGCTTAAGAAATAGATACTTGCCAGCGTTTTCTGCTGCCACTTTATTTTCCAGAGAATATTTGGTATAAGATTTCCAGTCAGAAACCCACACAAAAACAGGATCAGTGCAGGAAATCTGGTTTTCTTTTTCATAATTTCGCTTTGTTTCATGGCTTCACCCTGTACCAGTCTATGGGAGACCAGTCCGGGATATGCACACAAAAAAATCCTGCAGACCGTATCTTTCTATACAATCTGCAGGATTTATATCTGCAAAGAACTAATTATTTCGCATAGTCAACTGCTCTGCTTTCGCGAATTACATTAACCTTAATCTGACCAGGATATTCAAGCTCTGCTTCAATCTGTTTGGCAAT carries:
- a CDS encoding polysaccharide biosynthesis protein, whose protein sequence is MSKKLFIKGTLLLTFAGLASRLIGFFYRIFLSHTIGAEGLGIFQLVMPLQILALAFCASGIQTAISRLTASRKALGCPGRAGDYFISGTLFSVLFSLVLSFLFYYRADFWAVKILKEPRTASLIRMMAPAVPLSTLHTCINSYYFGRKKAGLPAGIQLLEQAFRVGGCYVIYLVCISEKRTVTPLMAAGGNLIGETAACIASLFFISMHFKEIHYSFFQLQKPLVLLKELFHISVPLSLNKILLTVLGSMEVILIPGRLQMSGLNASDALSIYGIFTGMALPLILFPATLTNSVSVMLLPSVTELQTLGYQKRIRYVIRQIFRYCVFLGGACMLLFLFFGKYMGIFLFHSTTAGTYIRTMSFICPFLYLNTTLTSVLNGLGRSGICLIHSAVSLCIRVAFVLFAIPIFGIRGYLYGILFSELILTVLHIIALSALGNLSEKH
- a CDS encoding 3-deoxy-7-phosphoheptulonate synthase, producing MGFDFIKKLPTPEEIRNQYPIDAEIQAIKDARDQELRDVFTGRSDKFLAIIGPCSADNEDAVLDYLTRLRKVQEKIADKVLIVPRVYTNKPRTTGEGYKGMVHQPDPEKQPNLLAGLIAIRKMHIHAIQTSGMTCADEMLYPENYRYLSDLLSYVAVGARSVEDQQHRLTVSGMEVPAGMKNPTSGDLAVMLNSVVAAQGGHRFIYRSWEVETTGNELAHTILRGAVSKHGEAIPNYHYEDLRLLWEKYQQKNLKNPAVIVDTNHSNSNKQYDQQVRIAKEVLHSRQVDPELHTLVKGLMIESYIEPGNQKIGCDHIYGKSITDPCLGWEESEKLLYTIAEMC
- the xerD gene encoding site-specific tyrosine recombinase XerD; the encoded protein is MDIEIREFVAYLHNIKKMSANTEVSYQRDLKKMAEFLGDRGVKDLKEVRELELEGYISYMEREHFASSSISRSVASIRAFFNYLWKEGHISKDPAENLKPPKVEKKAPEILTIEEVDKLLQQPDLNTVKGIRDSAMLELLYATGMRVSEMLHLQITDVNLQFGYVVCHENGKERIIPIGVPCKKAMEHYLESARNVFVKDQQESALFTNCSGKAMSRQGFWKVLKGYADSAGIKRDITPHTLRHSFAVHMLQNGADIRSVQEMLGHSDISTTQIYLGVNMNKMRDVYMKNHPRH
- a CDS encoding stage II sporulation protein M, with protein sequence MKQSEIMKKKTRFPALILFLCGFLTGNLIPNILWKIKWQQKTLASIYFLSIFAAGNISGTEYLKELIKIRGSLFILSVLCGFSIFGVPLAVAGMLFLGFIIGTVAAMSILQFGFAGGLIGAGLLLPQYLFYIPVWMYLMAQVWELSLGIWRNKGLFPGRCRRYLISAGIALLVYAAGILTECYINPWIAEKLLTFVDFF